Proteins encoded together in one Pseudomonadota bacterium window:
- a CDS encoding type II toxin-antitoxin system RatA family toxin translates to MNTHAEKRILPFTAKQMYGLVADVEKYPEFLPWCMGCRITKRENDFLEADLIIGYKMLQESFRSKVTLHPHHLVDVQYKSGPLKYLNNHWKFKDLPDGSCEVDFYIDFAFHSSMVQQAMSFFFNEAVKKMIHAFEKRAHMLYKKNVS, encoded by the coding sequence ATGAATACCCACGCCGAAAAACGCATCCTCCCCTTCACCGCCAAGCAAATGTACGGGCTTGTTGCCGATGTTGAAAAGTACCCAGAGTTCTTACCATGGTGCATGGGGTGTAGAATTACAAAGCGAGAGAATGACTTTTTGGAAGCCGATTTAATTATTGGTTATAAAATGCTGCAAGAAAGTTTTCGTTCAAAAGTAACGTTGCACCCGCACCATTTAGTGGATGTGCAATACAAATCTGGACCGTTGAAATATCTGAACAATCACTGGAAATTTAAAGATTTACCTGATGGTAGTTGCGAAGTGGATTTCTATATCGATTTTGCTTTTCATTCGTCGATGGTTCAACAAGCCATGAGCTTCTTTTTTAACGAAGCAGTAAAGAAAATGATTCATGCGTTTGAAAAAAGGGCGCATATGCTCTACAAGAAAAATGTTTCGTAA